From the genome of Brassica oleracea var. oleracea cultivar TO1000 chromosome C4, BOL, whole genome shotgun sequence:
CAAGTAGTTTGTCTAGAAAATAAAAACGTCATGCATTTTATCCTCTCGAAAGTTTCAAACGAGATAAGAGAGAGTCTTGAAGAAGAAGTTTCGGAACTCAACTTCCCTCGATCTCCGCGAGATTCTCGCCCACGTGCAGCAGCTGTTGCGGGAAGTGGGTCTTCTCCGTCTCTTTAAATTTCGCCTCTCCTCTTCCTTCATTTCGGAACTTTTCCCGTATCAAAAATCCAACAGCGAAAATCCCTTAGCGTAAGTCATAAATACGAGAGTGTTTCGTAGAGTTTATAGTTCGATAGGGCGATCACGAGTGAGGCGTGATTCGTCTGCCATGGTTGTATCCTGGGACTCTATATTCGTACAGTCTCGTCTCACTAACGGAGCGAATATTTTGAGTTAAGAAAAAGATCATATCTCGACTCCATGTCTCTTTGCGAATACGATTTCTTATCGTTTTTTTTTTGTATTCGTCTTTTACATTCGTTTATTTCCTTAACATCACTTTTATTCTATCGTTTATGTCAGTCCGGTTTTCCAGCTTCTACAGATCCGACCCGAAACCGATCCGAAACCGACCCGATCTTTTTACCCTATTGGGTCTTGTTGTGAAGGACCCGCAGGTCTTGGATCCGACCCGACCCCAACCCGAGACCAGAGTGGGATACCCGAAACTTCTAGTATATATTAGGTATATATGGATGTTTCAGTTTATTTTTGGTATAATGGGTATTTTTTTTTTAAGTTTCAAATTTTAGTTTTTGGGTATGGTTTTGGGTTTCAGATAAAAAATTAGATTTTCAAAAATATAATTCGGATAATCAGATAAAATTTCGAATATTTTTCATGTCTTTGGATCAGATTTTAGATAAAATTTCTCATATTTTTCGAGTATTTAAATATTTTCCGGTATTTTCTATGTGTTTTAGGTATTTTTTTGAGTTTGACCCGACATGACCCGAACCGTAATCGAACCGAATCCGAATCGACAAACTCTAATTACCCTATTGGGTCCAACTATCTAAGACCCGACCCGATCCGGACCCGAAAAGACATGTACCGATCCCAAACCGAGAATTTTAAATTACCCTATCGGGTCCTAAACTCTTAAACCCGAAGGACCTAAATGAAAGGGTAGTAATGGGCTCTTCATGGGCTTAAATAAACGTATCCGTCAAAGTTGGATTAATACTTATCAGGCCCAGATCAATAACATACACTCTTGCATTGGTTACAAATGCGTAAGTGATTCTGTTTCATATCAAAGATAGAAAACGTGTTGTGATATACAGATAGAAACTCAGCATTCTAAAACTGGAATAGAAGAAGATAGAGTTGAGTTGATGCTCTGATAAACTGACTCAGAGTTCGTCAGGGTTCGAACAAAAAACAATCAAGTATGAATTTTTCATCAAATAAGAGTAACAAAGTTACAAGTATCAAGTGAAAGATAACAACTACCATTAGATATTTGATCCTCCACCAAGATATCATAATGAATGTCAATATCAAGAAGAAGAATAATAATACATAAATAGAAAGAAAAAAGTGAAGATATACAAATGAATTAAGCAAAAATTAAAAACTATTAGAAAAACAGCAGTTAAGATTTTGAAAAAAAAAGAGATTGCATCAGAAACTGTAACTGCTGTTTTTCTCTCTTTTGAGATTTTTTTTTTTTTCAATTTATTGAGATACTCTACCACCGGTTGCTTTATTTATATTTTCTTTATTTTAAATTCTAATTACAAAATAAAACTCTATTGATATTATATTTTTGAGATAACCTTATCTACCAATGCTGCTCTTAGATTGTGTAGTAGTTGTTGTTAACATCATCAAGATCATATCCATTCAACTATGCAGCTGATTCAACTTTCCCTTTCAATGTCTGAGTTTTCTCATTCTGCAAAGTTCATCAAGAAGGCCAACATAAGAGATCATCATCTCTGAAACATAACATGTCAACTAACACTCTCTAGTAACATATACATATTAGAGAAAATTATCACAAAAAATATTCCAACCTTGCAACTTCTGCTCGCCTTTTAGCTTCAATCAGCCAAACTGCTAAGTTCCGTTGCACCATTTCTCTCATACATTGGCTTTTGACCTGTCTCTAAACCATGCTGTGTACGCGTCTCGGTGGCCCATGCAGCCATACGTTCGTCTTTCCCAAAATTATTCTTGCCATTGAGTGCAGTCTGACAAACAAATCACAGTTCTTGTTAGACGAATATCATTGTGAAGTTACAAGTTTCAAAGTGATTGCGAGATGTATACAAACCCTTTGCTTGACAATTCGGTTCCATGATTTGCCACTTAGTGCATAGCGGACTAAGAACTTAATAGGATCAAGTAACATGTATGTTACTATGTTGAACACCCATATAACTCCAGTCCAACCCCATCCAATGCTTCTTATTCCAGCAAAAGGCCATGTTGCCATTGCTGCTATCACCGATGCAACCTTGTAAAAGTAGTACACATATACTATTAACAGTTCTATAAGAGAAATACCATATGATATATCACTAAAACAATTTTTGTTCAAGAAATAGCACACAAGAGAAATTTTTTTCTTAAAATAGCATTAATTCGAAGTTTTTGTTTAGTTAGAGTTTGGTGATTAGGGTATAGGGTCTGGAATAGTTGAGTTATTTTACTTTAAAAGTAGTGCTACTTTGGCACAAAACTTTTTGTGTTATATCTAAAGGGTTTGCTCTTACTATAAAAGAAGAAGGTATTTGTAATTAAGGGAATGAGATAGAAGAGTAAAATCTCCCTTACCAGCTGAGCAATGAGGAAAGCAATCACAAGAAGGAAACCAGGACGTTCAACAAATGACCAGCTTCTTGAACGTGTCACAAAGATCAACGCTTGACTGATGGTACTGACTTGAAGGTACACAGCAGAAGCCATCTGTTCATTCAAATTTGCAGCTACTGCCTTGTCTCTCATGTTGAAATGATGCTGGTTGAAGTTTCTCACATCGAAAATATTCTACCACAAAAAGAAGATACTATTGTGATGTACAGTGAAGAGTCAAGATCAATAAAAGAGATAATGTATATAAGCTTACAGGGAAGAAGTTAGTTTCATATGCTGCCCAGAAAAATACAACGGTCATGATAGCCAAGTAAGCTCCAAGGACAACACCAGTTGCAAAAATCTCCTTCAGTTTCCAACAATCTGGAGTTGGAGATGGCTTGACTCTGTCCTTTGATATGGTCATTATAGTACCTTTTCAACAAGAGTGTAAACTTAGCAGAAAATACCCTTAATTAAGCTGAATCATAGTAAAGTTTAGCAGTCACTAACCATCATTAAGGATTGCAATAACAAGAACCATGAATGGAGGGAAGTCAAACTCCCAGAACACACACAGAAGCATGAAACACATCTGTAACACAAAGACATTTTTAAAATGTGTTATCAGATGGTGAATAAGACTTTAGTATACGGTGTAGAAACTTACCACAATACGTATAGTGATAGAAACAGCATATATCTGTAATGAATCAAACAAAGGATTCATTTCAAACTTTATCACGTTACAAGTCAATGAAGCTGAAGCATTTTATGGTACCGTGTAATTTTTCATTCTCTGGAAGATGGCACGGCTAGTCAAGACAGCACTGACGATAACACTTAGACCAGGTTCTGTTAAGACAATATCAGAAGCACTACGAGCAGCATCGGTAGCATCATCTACAGCTATTCCAATATCAGCTTTCTTCAATGCAGGTGCATCATTCACTCCATCACCAGTCATACCACATATGTGTTTTCTGGACTGTAATCTCTTCACAATCTCGTACTTGTGCTCTAAAAAACAGGACAAAAGGGTGTTTTGTCAGATATTGTTTGAAGATAATAGTTACTAGCCCTGTGGATCTGAACCGAACCAGCCGAAATGAACCAAATTTTTCGTTTTTGGTTTAGTTCCTGTTTGAGTTTGGAGGGCTTTTGAAAATGGTTTCGGTTTTTGGTTAGTTCGTTTAAAAAAACAATGATCAAATTATCTAAATTAGCCGAAATAACCGAACCGGTTTAACCGAACTAACCAAAAAATATCCGAGTTTTAAATAAATAAATCGCAATCTAATCCAAACCCAAAAATTTGGTTAGTTTTTGAATTTAACCGAAAAACAGAAACAAACCAAACCAAAATTTTCGTTTAACCGAAACCAAAAATACCCAACCCGGAAGTATCCGAAACTGCAGGGCTAATAGTGACAAATGTTGTGTAGTTACCAGGAAAGACTCCTGCAAAGCCATCTGCGTTCTCAATAAGTTCATCGATGGATATTGTTTCTGTGTGGTTATCAGAGAGTAAAGATGAAGATGGGTACATGTTTGTTCCCATTCCAAGTCTTCTTCCTGTTTCTTTGGCTATCGCAAGCTGGTCACCTGAAAGTATTAAGAGTACACATTGAATCCAAAGTCATCGAGTATGAGCGGCAAGACATGCTTTGTACCTGTGATCATTTTAACACTGACTCCAAGATGAAGTGCTCGCTCAATAGTTTGTGCACTGTCATGACGAGGAGGATCAAACAGAGGAAGAAGAGCTACAAAGTCCCATGGACCACCGTCACCTTTAACATCACCATCTGGTACTTGCTATTTTGAAATGTGAAGACATCCTATTAAAAACAACTTCACATTTTACTTGTGAAAGAAGTTAGGTTTGTCTCACCTGATATGCTAATCCTAGGGATCTTAGGCCACGTTCTGCGAATTTGTCTATTTTACCATGTACCTTCTCCTTGATTTCCAACATGTTGTGTGCCATATCCAAAATCTAGAGAACAACAAGAAGAATACATTTCAGAAAACAATGAGTGAATCTAAAGTGATGTAGTGATATCTATTTATGGAAAGTTTATAATTACCTCTTCAGGCGCTCCTTTGCTCACTCGGTGCATTTTGCCTTCTCGATCAAGGTAGGTTAGTGCAGTTCTTCTGTTTGCTGGACTGAATGGAAGAAAATGGAGTTCTTTGATTCCAGCACGTGCCTGAATACAAACTATCAGATCAATACATCATCACAGCTTAGTGGAAGTTGAGTCTTTGATCAATACTTCTTTAGGGTCTGACAACATTGAAACGATTGCAGTATCAATAGCATCTTGGTTCTCTAAGCGTGCAGCCCTTGCAGCCATAAGAACAGCCATGTCTTTGTCAATGCCTTTCTTGAAAATCTGTAACACAATAGATGAAAGTGGTATAGTTACATCAAGATAAGTAACTACGGAATGAGTAGAATGTGAGCAAAGATGCAAACCTCGATGAGATTCTTGTCCACGGAGAGCTTGTTCAGCGTGAGAGTACCAGTTTTATCACTGCACAGAACATCCATTCCAGCCATTTCTTCAATAGCTGTCATTCTCTTTGTTATAGCACCCTGACGTGGATTACAAGTAAGGTCGTTACCCAAAGACAACAAAAGTGAAGTGACTCTTGTCTTAAAGAGTTGTGTTGGACCTGTTGAGACAAGCGATGAGCACCAATAGCCATTGTGACAGAGAGAACAGTAGGCATTGCAATGGGGATTCCACCAATCAGTAAGACGAGAAGATTATCGATACCAACACGGTATGCTCTCTTTTGTAGACCGTATATAACAACGATTTCAATAGCCATTCCTACTGCAATGGTGCAGATACAGAAGTTTCCTATTGATGTCAAAACCTGGAGATCAAATACCCAGAGTTTATACCAACGTTCTAAGAAATGGTCTAGGCGGCGCTTAGACGGAAAATCGGCTATAGCCAATATAACTTTCTTAAAATTCTATTTATGCAACTCAAATCAGTTTAAATCGTTTTAAATTTGTTTAAATTGATCTAAATCGATCCAGATTGGTCTAGATCAATCTAAATTGGTATGAATCTGTTAAATTGCCGTCTAACAATTTTTTGAACATTGGTTTATACTATACTTCTTTAACTCTCAAAACCTTTGAAAAGTTTGAAGAAGCAAACCTTCTGGAAGTGACCAACATGGGTAGTACTATCCACAAGATGAGCAGCCTTTCCAAAGAAAGTGTGGACACCAGTGGCTATAACAACTGCTTCAATTTCACCTTGCTTGCAAGTTGAACCAGAGAACACTGAAGAGCCGGGGTTTTTGGTTACTGGAAGAGACTCACCTGTAAGTGCTGACTGGAGAAAAGATAAACCTATTCCAAGATTAGTGGTAAGAAAGCTAAATAACACAGACCTATGACATCATCTAGAAGCAGAACTTGCCTGGTCAATCTTTAAAGGGTCTCCTTCAAGAAGACGAGCATCAGCTGGAATGATATCTCCAAGTTTGATACTAACTATATCTCCTGGAACCAACTCAGATGCATCTATCTCGTTCCATTTCTTGTCACGGATGGCCTAAAACAATTTGATTAATAAGATAAGCTGCTACCATCACTTTTTTTTTTTTATATGAAAGCAACCAAAAAAAAGGAGAAAAATACCTTGGCTTTAGGGGCTAGTTGAGCCATGAGAGCAGCTGCTGCGTTTCCTGCATTGTTTTCTTCTACAAAACTGATGGTTGAGTTGATCAAAAGTAAGACCACAATACCCACAAAGTCATGATAATCCGGTGGCTTGCCCTGAACATTTGAGACATATTAGTTTCATCAGAATATTGAAGAACATCAAATGATGAGAGGGAAGAAAAGACCTACTCCTCCATGTGCAAGACCAATAGCCATGAGGGCTGCAGCTTCCATGACCCATGAAAGTGGATTCCACATGAACCCCAAGAACTTGAGTATCTTACTCTCCTGCATAACCAAAGAAAATGAGACATCCACATAACTGAAAGAAAGAGAGAGAGATTGTTGTAAACCTTTTTCTCCTCAAGTTTGTTGTAACCAAACAAGGTAAGACGCTCCTGCACTTCCTTGGAGGTCAAGCCTTCTTTAGTGCATTTGAGATGTTGAAAAACTTCTTCAACCGGTACATTTTCCTGCAAGGCAACGATCCATATAAAAAGCTATCAGAACCAAAAAAAAAGTGGTGGGAACAAAAAATACATACAAGATCAATGCTCTCTGTGGTAATAGCCTTGAGAGCTTCTATATCCGTCATATCTAACTTCCTTTTTGCTTGAACCGGAAAGTTACTAAAACTCAGTTAAGGAATCTGCAATGGCAAGTTCTTATATTCATCAGTAAGAAAATACCACACTTTCCTTGTGCCTCAAGACATTACATGGCAACCTTTTTTAAATCAATAAGCATCTCTTCTACATGTATATTCATGCAGACGTGAATCAAGTACGAGAAAATATACAATAAACACATACCTATAATCGAAAAACCTTTACCAAAGCATCACCTTCAATAGATTTGACCTTCGCAAAAGGAAAGAGGACAAGCTTTGAAAAAAGGGAAAACGTGTAATGCAAGCAACAAAAAGAGAAGACAAGAGGGTTCTATATAATAACAAGTTCAAAGAGTTGCCGGGCAGATTAACCAAATGCAGAATAAAGCTGAATAATCAACTCTTTTATTCAGCTTGACATCATATATTTACCAGAAATTAATAAAAATAATATTGAAAGAGATATGTGAGAATGAATAGTCATTTACCAATATAGAAAGGTTATATAAAGTCGTAGCCTCTCTACCGGCGTTACGGTAGTAACAATTCTAAACTAAACCTATTATTTCTTAACAATTCTAAACTAAACCTGTTATTTCTTCTCTTTATCAACATGTTACCTCCTTAAGAATCCTAGATGGTAACTCGTGCTCCTAGCAATCAGGAGAAGAATGTTTCTCAAACGTCAATAGAATCTCATGACTAAGATGTTGATTTCACCGATGTTTAAGGTCATTGACACTGCTTTTGCCTATTGAAAATGTTAGAGGGACACACAAAAACACACACACACGTCAGATAATTCAATCAAAATTCCTTATTTTGCCCTGCTGAAAGTTACCTTATTCGCAATTATTTAGCACACAAAAAGGGTTCTATTCTTAGAATGGGTAAGAAAAAATTTCTCAAAATTCTCTATAATAAACAATGCAGGATAGTGGTAATCCATAATGTTGGGATTGTTTCTTGACGATAATCAGGATATTACGAGATCATTAAGAGCTTTAACACCGTCCATTACAGCAAAATCAATAATTAAAATATATAAGAAGTTTTAACCATATATAAATCTTCAGGTAAGACCCATTTAGTGGACACCAACAATTTAGCCGGACATCCTTTCGACTAGTTTCTTATTGTCTACTTAGGTTCTTTAGATCAAGAATCCATGGCCTTATTAACTAAGAAAGGTATTGGATCGGAGTTACAGTGAAATTGTGTTGCACCTTGTTGGAGTGACATCATGCAGATTAGCCAAGAAGTATCTACGTGCATCAATAATCTCAAAATCTTTATAAAAATAAACCCTTGCATGGTCTTGTAGTCTTTTTTTTTTTGGTCTTGCATGGTCTTGTAGTTTCTTTCGCACTGAAATCTTCAGCTTCTGATTTTGGAGCTATAGATTCTAGTCTGAACCTGCACTAGCTGAATCGAAGTATGATTGCACTCGTGAACTGGTCAGTGGAGCAAACTTCTTTAGCCCTTCAATATAAATGATACATGCACGCATGTCGTTAGAAATAAAGAAAAGGTAATTAAGCCAATAGTGAAGCTGTATGTTATTATATAAGTTTGGTTCTTCAAAGTTGCTAATTAACATGACGATGACACATGGCAATTAAAAATTTAAGATGATGATATGTGTTAAAATCCATCATAATTAATAATATAAATATAATAAGTTAATAACACAAAAGAATTATTTAATAGTAATTTTCTTTTTTTTTAAATACTAAACAAAGATAATAAAAAGCTTGGTTCTTCAAAGTTGCTAATTAAAATGACGACGACGCATGTCAATTAAAAATTTAAGATGATGACATGTGTTAAAATCCATCATAATTAATAATATAAATATAATAAGATAATAACACAAAAAAATTATTTAATAGTAATTTTTATTTCTTTAAATACTAAACAAAGATAATAATAGCAAAAAAATGATTTGATGGTTTTTAATTGATAATAATTTTCTTTTTCTAATTTTTTTCCTTTTTACAATTCCTAAACAAAAAATATGTATAATAATTTACTTAATACAATTTTTTTTTGTAAAATCGTTTATTTAAAATACTAAATAAAGATAACATCAAAAGATTATTTGATAGTTTTTTTAGCTGACAATAATTTTATTTTTATAATTTTTTTTCCTTTTTAAAATTCCTAAAAGAAAATATGTATAATAATTTACTTAATACTAATTTTCGTTTTCTAAAATAAAAAAAATATAATTGTGAAAATTAGTTTGATAGTAATTATCCGTTTATAAAATATTCTACAAAAGAAAATTGTTAAAGAGAGTTTAATTGTAGTTTTCTTTTTTCTTCTTCAAATCTAAAAAAAAGTAAAATAAGTATTTCAAATATTTGCATATAATAATAGACTATTATTTAAATAGTAAATTTTCTGTTTAAGAAATCATATTCCAAAAAGGATTACAATTTTTTTTTTGTAACTGAAAGGATTACAATTATTCTTTCTTATTTAAATAGTAAATTTTATGTTTAAGAAATCATAATCCAAAAAGGATTACAATTTTTTTTTGTAACTGAAAGGATTACGATTATTCACATCTATATATAAGATTAAACTCTCCTATATTTTGTCACCAAACATAATTGATTAAAATCAGAAACTCTCTCATACAAGAAAAACATTAGGTACGTTTTTTTATTATATAACTTTATAATTATCGTAAAATATGATATTATTGTGCGTAAGTTATTGACACAATTATGTGTGTTAGTTCCTATAGACGATATAAAATTGGTTATTCTGTCATAGTAAGTCAATGTCAACATCAATTTATTATGTTACGTCAACAATGATTGATCAATGCAGTATAAACGGTTTATTATATTTATGCGAGTTAGATAATAATTTTAAAATCAACAACAATTCATGATTTTGATTGTCATCAGGGTTTAGTCAAAAGGTTAACTAGACACTTCTTACAATAAGACTATGTTTGAAAAAAAAAATATTTACTATTTTCTAACTGAAATTGTTATTTAATTTTCTATCATGCATTATCAAGGAAACAATGAATTCAGAAGGTTATTTAACACTAAATCAGTTAAAAATATTAAAAGATAAGAAATTTGAAAAAAGAATAATGAATTTATAGGAAGGAATATCTCATACTAAATAAAGGTAATTAAAAAAAATTATAAATTTTTATTCAAATTGATTTTTTATTATATAGGAAAATACAATCAGGGTTGTGTGCATCATTCTCTTCTTGAAAAGCTTGGAGATGAACTATGTGAAGGAATTATTAGCGACATCTTCTATTTATAATGTGCAAGATTGTAGTAAGAACTATAAAATCTCCGATCATAAATTTCAGATAAGAGTGATTGAGAGAACAACAACTGCATATTTGTGAAATAACTGTTACCTCAAATACTCTGTGAAATTTTTTTGATTTCAACTATAAAGATTTTGCTCAACTTAAAGATACAAGAAACTATAGATTAGATGATAATATTCACGCATATATATATATATATATATATATATATATATATATATAACTTTTTTTGTTACATATGTGTAATTGGAATATCAATAATATGAAAAGGCTGATGTTCAAATAGTTACTCTAACTTAATTGTTAAGGAGGTATTTTTCTATAAATAACTGTAGCACTTTTTCTCTATGAATTATTAGTCCAATTTCATTAAACAATTTCAGTTTTTCTTTTTTTTTTCTATAAAAACTCTATTCTATATAGTAAAATTGAAATACAAGCAACATTACGAGCTGGACAAGTAGAACTATTTGAAGATATATATCGCGCCGTGAAATGTGATAATACTGTTATTATCATGAAAGTCTTTTATCAAGAGCTATCCAGGTGTAATTTTTTTATCAGCATCTTCTGAACCAAATTCTAATAAAAAAATTTGGATGTTTATTTTATTAGTTAACTCTAATTAGTTGAAGAAAATTTAATATACTAATTTGTATTATTTCTATTAGTTTCAGCTATGACGATGATTGCTCGGTTAATCTTGGCCATATGATTGAAAATCCTTAAATGAATAATGAAGTTTATGAAGCTCGATATTAGTTAACATATATATATTTATGTTAACTTATATGAGTTAACTATATTTAGTTAACATAAACTTTTTTTAAAAAAAATAATTATTTATTTATATATTTATTAGAATTCTAAATTCCATATTCCTAAAAACTACCCCACCCCTCAATACTAATTTGTATTATTTCTATTAGTTTCAGCTATGATAATGATTGCTTGGTTAATCTTGGGCATAT
Proteins encoded in this window:
- the LOC106340126 gene encoding ATPase 7, plasma membrane-type-like; translation: MTDIEALKAITTESIDLENVPVEEVFQHLKCTKEGLTSKEVQERLTLFGYNKLEEKKESKILKFLGFMWNPLSWVMEAAALMAIGLAHGGGKPPDYHDFVGIVVLLLINSTISFVEENNAGNAAAALMAQLAPKAKAIRDKKWNEIDASELVPGDIVSIKLGDIIPADARLLEGDPLKIDQSALTGESLPVTKNPGSSVFSGSTCKQGEIEAVVIATGVHTFFGKAAHLVDSTTHVGHFQKVLTSIGNFCICTIAVGMAIEIVVIYGLQKRAYRVGIDNLLVLLIGGIPIAMPTVLSVTMAIGAHRLSQQGAITKRMTAIEEMAGMDVLCSDKTGTLTLNKLSVDKNLIEIFKKGIDKDMAVLMAARAARLENQDAIDTAIVSMLSDPKEARAGIKELHFLPFSPANRRTALTYLDREGKMHRVSKGAPEEILDMAHNMLEIKEKVHGKIDKFAERGLRSLGLAYQQVPDGDVKGDGGPWDFVALLPLFDPPRHDSAQTIERALHLGVSVKMITGDQLAIAKETGRRLGMGTNMYPSSSLLSDNHTETISIDELIENADGFAGVFPEHKYEIVKRLQSRKHICGMTGDGVNDAPALKKADIGIAVDDATDAARSASDIVLTEPGLSVIVSAVLTSRAIFQRMKNYTIYAVSITIRIVMCFMLLCVFWEFDFPPFMVLVIAILNDGTIMTISKDRVKPSPTPDCWKLKEIFATGVVLGAYLAIMTVVFFWAAYETNFFPNIFDVRNFNQHHFNMRDKAVAANLNEQMASAVYLQVSTISQALIFVTRSRSWSFVERPGFLLVIAFLIAQLVASVIAAMATWPFAGIRSIGWGWTGVIWVFNIVTYMLLDPIKFLVRYALSGKSWNRIVKQRTALNGKNNFGKDERMAAWATETRTQHGLETGQKPMYERNGATELSSLAD